The Vicia villosa cultivar HV-30 ecotype Madison, WI unplaced genomic scaffold, Vvil1.0 ctg.001162F_1_1_3, whole genome shotgun sequence DNA window aataaaaataatttgactAGAATGTAATAATGCATATAGTTGAAACATGAGTGAAAATCATCTcctatattactatttttattaggATGCAATTCAGTTGATAGTTTTAGAGAGATATTAGATACATCAATGTGAGTTTGAACgtgtaatattttatttgttcATTTTTATAAAGTACTCctaaattttaattgttaaattatttaattaaaaaaatccaaaaaaaaaaacgaatagACATAATTGAGAATGTGAACTTTAAATTTTGatcaatttcataaaaaaataaatttataaatttaatattaatatttgcacCCTCAGAGAATTCGACCCAAAACCTTAATACATTTCAAGGGTAAAATAGACATATTTAATTCACCTGACAGTTTTTCGCTCTTAATTTTTATACATTGTGGCATGTGCTATTATCCCGAAATTAACATTTTCTAATTTTAGAAATTtaaaatattgatcaaaacaatcctaCAATTTCTGAAGAATTAAATTGactatttatttctattttactaaaaataaaatCTCACCTAAGatattttctccacttctttTCATCATTCACATACTCAACACACACTCCCCTTTCTCTCTTTCCGTGTCCACTTCATGTGTCTCACTCTCACTTAAGGTATAGTATCATTTAGCATCATATCTTTTGATACTCTTTCGTGGCCTAGCAATTCCATTCCTTCAAATATCTTCACATATGCTTCCAAATCCAGATTCTTTTTAATCTCTTTCTTTCCCATTTCCTCAATTATtcaacctcaacaaacaattGGTTTGGTTGGTacctttcttttccttcttttcgaATGTTTTTTATTCATGATCATTTTGATTCATACTATATAAAGTTTCTATTTTTATCACAATTTGAGTAAAGGGCTAgtctaatttttttgtttttcatttggtCATAGGTGAAAGATAAGGATTTCAAAAATGGGTTCTAAAGTAGAGACTAATGGTGCGGGTGGGAGTGCTTCTTTAGTTTCTGCTAAAGTTCCACCTTTGGCTAATCCATTGGCTGAAAAACCTGATGAGATTGCCTCTAACATCAGTTACCATGCTCAGTTTAGTCCCCATTTTTCTCCTTTCAAGTTTCAGCTTGAACAAGCTTACTATGCAACTGCAGAGAGTGTTCGTGATCGTCTCATTCAGGTATAACATTATACATTTACTTGAAATTTGGATCTATATGTTAgtgttttgttttggattaatCAAACTTTGGAATGTTCTTTCCTCACTTTTAAGTCCTAGGTTAGTATAGTTGTACTATTATTTGTTTGGATATGACTAATGCTAGGATTTAACATTGATGATAATTATTTCAGCAATGGAATGAAACATACTTGCATTTTCACAAAGTTGATCCCAAGCAAACATACTACTTATCCATGGAGTTCCTTCAAGGTCGAGCTTTGACCAATGCCATTGGAAATCTCAATATCCAAGATGCGTATGCTGATGCTTTGCGCAAATTTGGACTTGAACTTGAAGAAATAACAGAGCAGGTAATAAAAAAGTTGCAACCTTTTGTGTGAAATAGTATATTTTTCTGTGAAGTATTTGTATGTTACAAAATCGCCCCAATTCATGTGAAATAAATGATTGTTATTTCTCTCATTTATCACCAAGAAATAGTAGtaataaaatgaaattttgtaTGTTCAAAATGAAAGCTTCTTCTATAAATCTAAATTACCTCATATTTGTGATTGGTTTTGATATCTAGTGTATAAAAGATGATTGATGTACCCTTAAACATGAATCTTTGCAGGAGAAGGATGCAGCATTAGGAAATGGTGGTCTTGGTAGGCTTGCTTCCTGCTTTCTGGATTCCATGGCAACACTTAATTTGCCTGCTTGGGGGTATGGTTTGAGGTATCGGTACGGACTATTTAAGCAGATAATCGCAAAAGAAGGTCAGGAGGAAGTTGCTGAGGATTGGCTTGAGGTTTGATTTGTATTCCTTCTTTTTAATCCATGAAATTATATCACATATTTGCCGGAAACTGATGCATAAAATCGAATGAATATCAAACAGAAATTTAGCCCTTGGGAAATTGTGAGGCATGATGTTTTGTACCCGATCAGATTCTTTGGCCAGGTCGAAGTTAACCCTGATGGAAGGTAATTGTAAATTTAACGAGTTATTTATGAAAATTAGTTTTACAATGCTTTGGGTCATGATTTTCTATGATAGTGAAAGCTAGGGTAGCAATATGAAAATACTTAACAGTTTGGTGTGTATATTAGCCGACAATGGATAGGCGGAGAAGTTATGCAAGCACTAGCTTATGATGTGCCAATTCCTGGATACCAGACCAAGAACACCATCAGTCTTCGCCTCTGGGAAGCAAAAGCATGCGCTGatgattttgatttgtttttattcAATGATGGGCAGCTTGAATCTGCTTCAGTTCTTCACTCACGAGCACAACAGGTTGGTATCAGAGAATATTGAATACTTTTCAGGAATAACCCAACTATTGTCAAAGATCATGATTGACTTCTTTATAAGATTTCAGATCAAATCCTATTGAACTTTGTTTCCTCCTCAACCCTGATTATCATCTCTCACTGTAGAGAAGAATTAAAACATAAATTTCCGTGAAGCAgtttcatattaaaaaaattgttttgtagATTTGCTCGGTTTTGTATCCTGGTGATGCCACAGAAGGTGGGAAACTCCTACGGCTGAAGCAGCAGTACTTTCTCTGCAGTGCATCACTCCAAGTAAGTTATTCTTCTGGTAAATGATTGTATTATGCTGGTTTGATGCTATCTTAAATTCCAAAGATGTCACTAATTTATTAAATGTAACAAACAATGTATTCTGGTTCTATGGCATGGATATTTTCAATTAGATAATCAATTAGGACTAAAGTTACATCATTTCGTGTTACCAAATACCAACAAGAAATATAGGTACATTTTTGGTTTGACAGAATATTTATTCTTACTATTGACCTCTCATCTTGCACCAATTACAGGACATTATCTCCCGTTTCAAGGAGAGGAGGCAAGGACCTTGGAACTGGTCCGAGTTCCCAACTAAGGTTGCTGTACAATTGAACGATACCCACCCAACCCTTTCAATACCGGAGTTGATGCGATTACTTATGGATGTCGAAGGGCTTGGATGGGATGAAGCATGGGCGGTGACATCAAAGTCAGTAAATTGTAGAACTTATTGCATTGCGTGGAATTGTTGTTTTCCATTTTCTTTCGACTTTATTCTTACCTGTCAATTGCTAAAATATGATGCTATAACTTAAACCAGGACGGTTGCTTACACTAATCACACCGTCCTCCCCGAAGCGCTGGAGAAATGGTCTCAACCTGTTATGTGGAAATTGCTTCCTCGTCACATGGAAATCATAGAAGAAATTGACAGACGTGTAAGTTGCTTCTTTTCGTCGCTTCTCTTCAATAAACCCAGTGAAAGATGTGTCCTGACATACTTGATGTGCAAATCATAAATTGCTCGCAGTTCATTGCATTGATAAGTAAAACCCGTTTGGACCTTGAGGACGAACTTCCCAACATGCGCATCTTGGACAATAATCCTCAGAAACCAGTAGTTCGGATGGCAAATTTGTGTGTTGTTTCTTCTCATACTGTAAGTGATACACTTATTTGAACTTCAAAGTATAGCTTCTTATCCATCTTAACCTGTTCATGTCGTATATCCTCTAATTTCTCCAAATACACTTACGACATCGATTGAGCCATTGAACCGTTGTATTTGTGGAATTGATTTCAACTGAGATTTATTTACTTCTTGTTGGCCTGTCCTATTATAGGTGAACGGT harbors:
- the LOC131633676 gene encoding alpha-glucan phosphorylase, H isozyme is translated as MGSKVETNGAGGSASLVSAKVPPLANPLAEKPDEIASNISYHAQFSPHFSPFKFQLEQAYYATAESVRDRLIQQWNETYLHFHKVDPKQTYYLSMEFLQGRALTNAIGNLNIQDAYADALRKFGLELEEITEQEKDAALGNGGLGRLASCFLDSMATLNLPAWGYGLRYRYGLFKQIIAKEGQEEVAEDWLEKFSPWEIVRHDVLYPIRFFGQVEVNPDGSRQWIGGEVMQALAYDVPIPGYQTKNTISLRLWEAKACADDFDLFLFNDGQLESASVLHSRAQQICSVLYPGDATEGGKLLRLKQQYFLCSASLQDIISRFKERRQGPWNWSEFPTKVAVQLNDTHPTLSIPELMRLLMDVEGLGWDEAWAVTSKTVAYTNHTVLPEALEKWSQPVMWKLLPRHMEIIEEIDRRFIALISKTRLDLEDELPNMRILDNNPQKPVVRMANLCVVSSHTVNGVAQLHSDILKSELFANYVSIWPTKFQNKTNGITPRRWINFCSPELSRIITKWLKTDKWVTNLDLLTGLREFADNEDLQAEWLSAKRANKQRLAQYVLQVTGESIDPDSLFDIQVKRIHEYKRQLLNILGVIYRYKKLKEMSPEERKNTTARTVMIGGKAFATYTNAKRIVKLVDDVGSVVNSDPEVNSYLKVVFVPNYNVSVAEVLIPGSELSQHISTAGMEASGTSNMKFALNGCLIIGTLDGANVEIREEIGEENFFLFGATADEVPRLRKERENGLFKPDPRFEEAKKFIRSGVFGSYDYNPLLDSLEGNSGYGRGDYFLVGYDFPSYMDAQEKVDEAYRDKKRWLKMSILSTAGSGKFSSDRTIAQYAKEIWNIEECRVP